The following proteins are encoded in a genomic region of Leucoraja erinacea ecotype New England chromosome 21, Leri_hhj_1, whole genome shotgun sequence:
- the blcap gene encoding bladder cancer-associated protein — translation MYCLQWLLPVLLIPKPLNPALWFSHSMFMGFYLLSFLLERKPCTICALVFLAALFLICYSCWGNCFLYHCGGSPLPDSAHDPSIVGT, via the coding sequence ATGTACTGCCTGCAATGGCTCCTGCCAGTGCTTCTCATCCCCAAGCCGCTGAACCCGGCGCTGTGGTTCAGCCACTCCATGTTTATGGGCTTCTACTTGCTGAGCTTCCTACTGGAGAGGAAGCCGTGCACCATCTGCGCCCTGGTCTTCCTCGCCGCCCTGTTCCTCATCTGTTACAGCTGCTGGGGCAACTGCTTCCTTTATCACTGCGGCGGGTCTCCGCTGCCCGACTCGGCACACGACCCCAGTATTGTGGGCACCTAG